In Aegilops tauschii subsp. strangulata cultivar AL8/78 chromosome 3, Aet v6.0, whole genome shotgun sequence, one genomic interval encodes:
- the LOC109740544 gene encoding F-box protein At1g52495-like, giving the protein MAEEAAAAAAAPLLEGLPDEIVLWEILVRLDPKSLLRCRAVRRAWRCATSTRRFLLAHHARQSALPIFSSDGCRNLLALDHRAAQLHTVARHDEPFFLEASCDGLLLSRSYSGRRLAVYNPATREHASLGRLPSDFRILGMYPHRPTGEYRLLLTNLGGPEGQIGCHVLTLGSDQPPRYIGWLEMVKPLLFEISALFRDSLHWFLQKYRKHVLVFDTTTESFRHMRAPLVLGDSDPGLFEMDGTLGINCHNDAMGIITIWVLQDYESELWDIKYRIKLPVGEIREKFGDDGESWGLGVGVLSGDGDVLLLLNFGGWLLQVDSDGKLIESFDCGHRDLAIYEYQLKQSLVQHTFFPALKSGSAPPLI; this is encoded by the coding sequence ATGGCGGAGGAGgctgcggcagcagcagcggcgccTCTCCTCGAGGGCCTCCCAGATGAGATCGTCCTGTGGGAGATCCTCGTCCGCCTCGACCCCAAATCCCTCCTCCGCTGCCGCGCCGTCCGCCGCGCCTGGCGCTGCGCCACCTCCACCCGCCGCTTCCTCCTTGCCCACCACGCCCGCCAATCCGCCCTCCCCATTTTCTCCAGCGACGGATGCCGTAACCTCCTCGCCTTGGACCACCGGGCCGCCCAGCTCCACACCGTCGCCCGGCATGACGAGCCCTTCTTTCTGGAGGCTTCCTGCGATGGCCTCCTTCTATCCAGGTCTTATTCtggccgccgcctcgccgtctaCAACCCGGCCACGCGGGAGCATGCCTCCCTCGGGAGGTTACCGTCGGACTTCAGGATCTTGGGGATGTACCCACACCGCCCCACTGGAGAGTACCGGCTGCTACTGACCAACCTCGGAGGCCCTGAAGGCCAAATCGGCTGTCATGTCCTTACGCTGGGCTCCGACCAGCCACCGAGGTACATTGGGTGGTTGGAGATGGTAAAACCGCTCTTGTTCGAGATATCTGCCCTGTTCCGTGATAGCCTACATTGGTTCCTACAGAAGTATAGAAAACATGTATTGGTATTTGACACCACCACCGAATCGTTCCGGCACATGCGTGCTCCTCTTGTTCTTGGCGACAGTGACCCTGGCCTGTTTGAGATGGATGGCACGCTCGGCATCAATTGCCATAATGATGCCATGGGAATCATCACCATATGGGTGTTGCAGGATTACGAAAGTGAGCTTTGGGACATAAAGTACCGAATCAAATTGCCGGTTGGTGAAATCAGGGAGAAGTTTGGAGACGATGGTGAAAGCTGGGGTTTGGGTGTTGGTGTTCTTTCAGGGGATGGTGACGTCCTCTTGCTGCTCAATTTTGGTGGGTGGCTGCTTCAAGTTGACAGTGATGGCAAATTGATTGAAAGTTTCGATTGTGGTCATAGAGACCTGGCGATATATGAATATCAGCTCAAACAAAGTCTTGTCCAGCATACCTTCTTCCCGGCTCTAAAAAGTGGTAGTGCCCCGCCTTTGATCTGA
- the LOC109740523 gene encoding putative F-box protein At1g30920, whose amino-acid sequence MPTTMAKAARAGAAPLRHDGSLPEEIVVWEILVRLDPKSLLRCRVVRRTWRHATSTRAFLLAHHAHQPALPIALDEEYILTADRLAAAKLHTVAHLDKAFNPEASCDGLLVLSRYNNMTDTIDFSVCNLATRQFAPLQQLHELGLRLLGMYSHQPTGEYRLLLERDSYNETPEDQLGYYVFALGSHQSPRYIGWQESTSQCFSLPVLVCDSLHWYPVYYVSESSYIRLQSESKAIIVFDTIAESFRPMHAPIVSSNSYAFEMDGTLGIYGRNYAKTTIDIWVLQNYESEVWDFKYRIKLPVAEIRGKFEAFDDHWNVEVVSADGDVLLLVNSGRCLSYVDNDGKLIDSFDHGRKYFFLSKYRLKQSLVQHTFFQALESSAVNTSPFI is encoded by the coding sequence ATGCCGACGACCATGGCCAAGGCCGCAAGGGCAGGAGCGGCGCCTCTTCGCCACGACGGCAGCCTTCCGGAGGAGATTGTCGTCTGGGAGATCCTAGTTCGCCTCGACCCCAAATCCCTCCTCCGTTGCCGCGTCGTCCGTCGGACGTGGCGCCATGCCACCTCCACCCGTGCCTTCCTGCTTGCCCACCATGCCCACCAGCCAGCCCTCCCCATCGCGTTAGACGAAGAATACATCCTCACCGCCGACCGCCTTGCCGCTGCCAAGCTCCACACTGTCGCCCATCTTGACAAGGCCTTCAATCCAGAGGCTTCCTGCGATGGCCTTCTCGTCCTCTCCAGGTACAACAACATGACTGACACAATTGATTTCTCAGTTTGTAACTTGGCCACTCGTCAATTTGCTCCCCTTCAACAACTACATGAACTGGGCTTGCGGTTATTGGGGATGTACTCGCATCAACCTACTGGCGAGTATCGATTGTTACTTGAACGCGATAGCTACAATGAAACGCCTGAAGACCAACTTGGCTACTATGTATTTGCATTGGGCTCTCACCAGTCGCCAAGGTACATCGGGTGGCAGGAGTCAACATCACAATGCTTCAGTTTACCTGTCTTGGTATGCGATAGCCTGCATTGGTACCCAGTCTATTATGTGAGTGAAAGCAGCTACATACGGCTTCAGAGTGAAAGCAAAGCGATAATAGTATTCGACACCATAGCTGAGTCGTTCCGGCCAATGCATGCTCCAATTGTTTCCAGCAACTCATATGCCTTTGAGATGGATGGTACACTCGGCATATATGGCCGTAACTATGCCAAAACAACTATTGATATATGGGTATTGCAAAACTACGAAAGCGAGGTTTGGGACTTCAAGTATCGAATCAAATTGCCAGTTGCAGAAATACGGGGGAAGTTTGAGGCCTTTGATGACCATTGGAATGTGGAGGTTGTTTCAGCGGACGGTGACGTGCTCTTGCTAGTCAATTCTGGTCGGTGTCTGTCTTACGTCGACAATGATGGTAAGCTGATTGACAGTTTTGATCATGGTCGCAAATACTTCTTTTTGTCTAAATATCGGCTCAAGCAAAGTCTTGTCCAGCATACCTTCTTTCAAGCTTTAGAAAGTTCTGCTGTGAACACTTCACCATTCATCTGA
- the LOC109740551 gene encoding hydroxyethylthiazole kinase, giving the protein MDEERTGAWWGRRAWALLSAVRERSPLVQCITNLVSMDIAANALTAAGASPAMLHCLREIPDFTPRCHAVYINVGTLSEDWLPSMRAAASAGRPWVLDPVAAAASGFRMEACLELLALRPAVVRGNASEILALATRSDSSTSFKGVDSSHDSGEALQAAKALARSSGAVIAVSGAVDFITDGEQVLSASNGVAMMQKITATGCAVTALIAAFIGADPSDALAAAACALAIFGLAGEIGMESAKGPASLRMHLIDALYGLDEQTVTSGVKIALLP; this is encoded by the exons ATGGACGAGGAGAGGACGGGGGCGTGGTGGGGCCGCCGCGCGTGGGCGCTTCTGTCGGCCGTCCGCGAGCGGTCGCCGCTGGTGCAGTGCATCACCAACCTCGTCTCCATGGACATCGCCGCCAACGCCCTCACCGCCGCCGGCGCCTCCCCCGCCATGCTCCACTGCCTCCGCGAGATCCCCGACTTCACCCCGCGCTGCCACGCCGTCTACATCAACGTCGGCACCCTCTCCGAGGACTGGCTCCCCTCcatgcgcgccgccgcctccgccggccGCCCCTGGGTGCTcgaccccgtcgccgccgccgcctccggaTTTCGTATGGAGGCCTGCCTCGAGCTCCTCGCACTCCGCCCCGCCGTCGTCAGGGGCAACGCGTCCGAGATCCTCGCCCTCGCCACCCGCTCAGACTCCTCCACCTCCTTCAAG GGTGTGGACAGTTCACATGACTCAGGGGAGGCCCTACAAGCCGCGAAAGCATTGGCACGGTCCAGCGGGGCAGTCATTGCGGTATCTGGAGCAGTTGATTTCATCACGGATGGTGAGCAGGTCCTCAGTGCTAGCAATGGTGTGGCAATGATGCAGAAGATCACGGCGACAGGGTGTGCTGTGACTGCTCTTATAGCGGCTTTTATCGGGGCAGATCCTTCCGATGCTCTAGCCGCAGCGGCATGTGCGCTCGCCATCTTTGGACTTGCTGGAGAGATAGGGATGGAGTCAGCGAAGGGACCTGCCTCTCTCAGGATGCATCTCATCGATGCTCTCTACGGTCTCGACGAGCAGACCGTCACATCTGGAGTAAAAATTGCGCTGCTGCCGTAA